Proteins encoded in a region of the Populus nigra chromosome 3, ddPopNigr1.1, whole genome shotgun sequence genome:
- the LOC133689066 gene encoding uncharacterized protein LOC133689066, with amino-acid sequence MEPIAACRTSRVSSREKLVAIGLGLLAVVSPLFIDRRPVSESELDEESIIHASWVPLLLLVLILATALSLYLDRSFTRFDPYWIHRAGGSSGGIMVILVILALVLKCRASDIIEELGIFNETGA; translated from the coding sequence ATGGAGCCAATAGCTGCATGCAGGACCAGCAGGGTTTCCTCTCGTGAGAAGCTTGTGGCCATAGGCTTGGGCCTTCTAGCTGTGGTTTCACCTCTGTTTATTGATCGGAGACCAGTCAGTGAATCGGAGCTTGATGAGGAATCCATCATACATGCTTCTTGGGTACCTCTTCTGCTCTTGGTGCTGATCTTGGCCACTGCTTTATCGTTGTATCTAGACAGGAGCTTTACCAGGTTTGATCCTTATTGGATTCACAGAGCTGGTGGCTCTTCTGGTGGTATCATGGTAATACTTGTGATTCTTGCGTTGGTTTTGAAGTGTAGGGCGTCGGATATCATTGAAGAACTGGGAATATTCAATGAAACTGGAGCTTGA
- the LOC133689064 gene encoding uncharacterized protein LOC133689064 yields the protein MDTWPFEAGLLSSGPVMHNFFPDSVERNTQVENYDVPRKDIVFEQRKEIALSSVRKRQSRRKEQKLMQREIARNVAPRFAHLGPQEQMKQHKEKKVKLREVDLEMELDLDDSQSSFSLALEAIKMRQTVRKGSLTGFSESLFKWVPAKAKDFDALKRDVPTLLDLSLNALAKNADAIVSLEHVPDKLRHRLSQLVSDCGVVDAHFVELLARGSPTEIRLRNISRLTEEEFSKIFSVCDTKDLTVLQLDLCGRCMPDYILNGTLARSSHRLPSLATISLKGAHRLSDIGLTQLAVSAPALQSINLSQCSLLTSQGISDFVSCFESTLRELYIDDCQNIDATIILPALKKLKCLEVLSVAGIETVCDNFVIGLVKARGINMKELGFANCVQLTDISLRIVGKNCPNLCALDLSYLHNLTDSALKHLANGCQSIRRLKLHRNDFSDEAIAAFLEVSGQSLDALSVNNIHRVAHNTALSIAKCSRNLVSLDLSWCRRLTDEALGMIVDSCLSLKLLKLFGCTQITEAFLNGHSNPMVRIIGCKTGPVLEHLDALEPQENPLRYSPLTSFC from the exons ATGGATACATGGCCATTTGAAGCAGGGTTATTGAGTTCAGGACCTGTGATGCACAATTTCTTTCCTGATAGTGTAGAGAGAAATACCCAGGTGGAGAATTATGATGTTCCAAGAAAGGACATCGTTTTTGAACAAAGAAAGGAGATAGCTTTGTCAAGTGTAAGGAAGAGACAATCAAGAAGAAAGGAACAGAAGTTGATGCAGCGTGAAATTGCTAGGAATGTTGCTCCACGATTTGCACATTTAGGTCCTCAAGAGCAGATGAAGCagcataaagaaaagaaagttaaatTGAGAGAAGTTGATTTGGAAATGGAACTGGACTTGGATGATTCTCAAAGTTCATTTTCATTGGCACTGGAAGCAATCAAAATGCGGCAAACTGTTCGAAAAGGGTCATTAACTGGTTTCTCTGAGTCGCTCTTCAAATGGGTTCCTGCAAAAGCTAAAGATTTCGATGCTCTGAAACGCGATGTTCCTACACTTCTGGACCTCAGTTTGAATGCTCTTGCAAAAAACGCTGATGCTATTGTGTCACTTGAACATGTTCCAGATAAATTACGGCATAGACTTAGTCAGTTGGTTAGTGATTGTGGAGTAGTGGATGCTCACTTTGTTGAACTTCTTGCAAGGGGATCTCCAACCGAAATTCGTCTGAGGAATATTTCGCGGTTGACAGAAGAGGAGTTTTCCAAAATATTTAGTGTTTGTGACACCAAGGACTTGACT GTGCTACAACTTGACCTTTGTGGACGATGCATGCCTGATTATATATTAAATGGCACCTTAGCCAGGTCATCACATAGACTTCCTTCCTTAGCTACCATATCTTTGAAGGGTGCACATCGTTTGTCAGATATTGGACTAACTCAGTTGGCTGTGTCTGCACCTGCATTACAGTCTATAAATCTGAGCCAGTGCTCCCTTCTCACATCTCAAGGCATCAGTGATTTCGTTAGCTgttttgaatctactttgagggAGCTGTATATAGATGATTGTCAGAATATAGATGCGACAATTATTTTACCTGCACTGAAGAAACTCAAGTGCCTAGAAGTGTTGTCAGTAGCAGGCATCGAGACTGTTTGTGACAATTTTGTCATTGGACTGGTCAAAGCACGTGGCATAAACATGAAAGAGCTTGGTTTCGCTAATTGCGT GCAACTGACTGATATATCACTTCGAATTGTAGGCAAAAATTGTCCCAACTTATGTGCTCTGGATCTTTCTTACTTGCATAACTTGACAGACTCTGCATTAAAACACCTAGCCAATGGTTGCCAATCAATTAGGAGACTCAAACTTCACCGAAATGATTTCAG TGATGAAGCTATTGCTGCCTTCTTGGAAGTCTCTGGACAGTCTCTGGATGCGCTTTCAGTTAACAATATCCATAGG GTTGCTCACAACACTGCCTTATCAATTGCCAAATGTTCAAGAAATTTGGTGAGTTTGGACTTATCATGGTGCCGCAGATTAACAGATGAGGCACTAGGAATGATTGTTGATAGCTGCTTATCACTGAAGCTGCTCAAGCTATTTGGATGCACGCAG ATTACAGAAGCATTTCTAAATGGCCACTCAAACCCCATGGTGCGAATCATTGGATGTAAAACTGGACCAGTGTTGGAGCATCTTGATGCGCTTGAACCTCAAGAAAATCCTTTGCGATATTCTCCACTGACAAGCTTTTGCTGA
- the LOC133688179 gene encoding uncharacterized protein LOC133688179: MATFFLLLFSLLFFSASAHIHYVARVTDNPADQLVAALNDNRTAKKESTLYDNPGLGCIALQYIKAYQGDCSVVGGDDAKKPFESQFADTFAPNCGVIASTLSQITGRLVACQSKYVEPSKAFSEILMKDSKSLEILHNKNHTEVGAAVTGTDGGDPYFWCVLFSNGTRNSSFTLEGGEAKITKPGCFSGANDVCSSANDWPRSITLWSYIATAFIAAAYAFGL, encoded by the exons ATGGCTACCTTTTTTCTTCTACTATTTTCTCTTCTGTTCTTCTCTGCTTCTGCTCATATTCACT ATGTAGCGAGAGTAACTGATAACCCTGCAGATCAACTTGTTGCTGCACTTAACGATAATAGAACTGCGAAAAAGGAATCAACCCTCTATGACAACCCAGGCCTAGGCTGCATTGCTTTGCAGTACATAAAAGCATACCAAGGGGACTGCAGTGTTGTAGGAGGAGATGATGCCAAGAAGCCTTTTGAATCTCAATTCGCTGATACATTTGCCCCCAATTGTGGCGTCATAGCCTCAACTCTCAGCCAGATCACTGGTCGTTTAGTTGCCTGCCAGTCCAAATATGTTGAGCCTTCTAAAGCATTCTCAGAAATTCTAATGAAGGATAGCAAGAGCTTAGAAATACTCCACAATAAAAATCACACAGAAGTAGGGGCTGCTGTTACTGGCACTGATGGTGGGGATCCCTATTTTTGGTGTGTGTTGTTCAGCAATGGTACGCGCAATAGTAGCTTTACTTTGGAGGGAGGCGAAGCTAAGATAACAAAGCCTGGGTGCTTTAGTGGTGCCAATGATGTGTGCAGTAGTGCTAATGATTGGCCTCGGTCGATCACTCTGTGGTCCTACATCGCCACGGCCTTCATTGCAGCTGCATATGCCTTTGGTTTATAG